From Rutidosis leptorrhynchoides isolate AG116_Rl617_1_P2 chromosome 3, CSIRO_AGI_Rlap_v1, whole genome shotgun sequence, a single genomic window includes:
- the LOC139896981 gene encoding uncharacterized protein: MEDQSETLTTSITNNTTLDHPLNNDFGSLNDMCYELSSLQDLACRGSWRSILDKVARARTQSLLSKPHEHLIYLTYNTIALTKLRRFSEAVTELDTLENGIDNVIYSYENYPNHYPNRYGSMAPFALRWLYAELPSKVGNRAETIDRFYMLLQFVREKTETTRGGPGFSDDIWKKREGLVINSIISHHLSHKEYVVCLDLIKDLIKRDSTPVARAVLMSKLGYIQMQLGDLEGAKVSFGGVEKIVGDEKVETEMKNLVNRNRAMMFMVGKDYVSAVREYQECIDRDDSDVVAINNKALCLMYLRDLSDSIKVLENALERVPTAALNETFVVNLCSMYELAYVNHSDIKKTLSNWIARVAPDDFDSSCTRV; encoded by the coding sequence ATGGAAGATCAATCTGAAACCCTAACCACCTCCATTACCAATAATACAACTCTCGATCATCCACTTAACAATGATTTTGGCTCACTAAATGACATGTGTTATGAGCTATCTTCATTACAAGATCTCGCGTGTCGGGGCTCGTGGCGTTCGATCCTCGATAAAGTAGCTCGCGCTCGAACACAGTCTCTACTTTCGAAACCGCACGAACACCTAATTTATCTCACTTATAACACCATAGCTCTCACCAAGCTTCGACGTTTCTCCGAAGCAGTTACAGAGCTTGATACGCTTGAAAACGGGATCGATAATGTTATCTATAGTTACGAAAATTATCCGAACCATTACCCTAATCGGTACGGATCAATGGCACCGTTTGCTTTGAGGTGGCTGTACGCTGAACTCCCTTCTAAAGTGGGAAACCGTGCAGAAACTATCGATAGGTTTTATATGTTGTTACAGTTTGTTAGGGAGAAAACAGAAACAACTAGAGGTGGGCCGGGTTTTTCAGATGATATATGGAAGAAACGTGAAGGTTTGGTGATTAACTCAATAATAAGTCATCATTTGAGTCATAAAGAGTATGTGGTATGTTTGGATTTAATCAAAGATTTGATTAAACGTGACTCGACCCCAGTAGCTAGAGCTGTATTGATGTCAAAGCTCGGGTATATTCAAATGCAATTAGGTGATTTAGAAGGTGCAAAAGTGAGTTTTGGTGGTGTTGAAAAAATTGTTGGTGATGAAAAAGTAGAAACCGAGATGAAGAATCTTGTGAATAGGAATAGGGCGATGATGTTTATGGTTGGGAAGGATTATGTTTCTGCTGTAAGAGAGTATCAAGAGTGTATTGATCGAGATGATTCTGATGTGGTTGCGATTAATAATAAAGCTCTTTGTTTGATGTATTTGAGGGATTTATCTGATTCTATTAAGGTATTGGAAAATGCATTGGAGCGGGTCCCGACTGCTGCTTTGAACGAGACGTTTGTGGTGAATTTATGTAGTATGTATGAATTGGCGTATGTTAATCACTCGGATATTAAGAAGACTCTTAGCAATTGGATCGCTCGTGTAGCTCCTGATGATTTTGATAGTTCGTGTACTCGAGTATGA